The following coding sequences lie in one Desulfovibrio sp. JC022 genomic window:
- a CDS encoding STT3 domain-containing protein: MSQRKIVFVPLAVLVLILLVSFSARAVHLSKLNASAIAEYNGKILPTTPDAYFFLSETRDLIEGKYHDAQPLRTAVRTGCPSLLVVISGALVKVFGFKLMDVALWLPVVFASLGMALLFTVYGFELDDWFLTLCAGCLTAIPYDWFIRTTLGYFDTDCLNVPLFYAVLFFLYKSSVSRRSKDELISLAAAGCCSLFLIFWWREAGHLLVAGLWGCWLLLPSRQRLIQYCKYGIACVVLLFFCAFLAGYRDLLPAFFVNIIVFVENYLRAANPDTSLFFDPFVTVSELESFGVVENFNRLCGHWSVFALSIPGACLFVKKYRLTGVVLIVPALIFFILSFFMGVRFLIFSAPFFGFSIAQLTWDFSFWICRDRRTLGYVLSLFLCVLFAFPAADKALTTNYDSMLNKYNANLATVTGEHTEENAKIWCWWGEGYFVQYFSRRWTVIDGGLQNPERSFLASFPLACTDYDLSASWIRFFAAHPYGLNIINGFTGDTTRSIRFFIDAFTRIDELPQVLGEYGIPEIRNWKEWLCPQGPVYLYLTPDLLLRNSWLTAGKMITNPEERISIFALPVNDLHADKQKGLVKYKDLTYEYSKAYFVTKQNLSHDFVRDKGPVMVAIKGSDDFFLINQTDFKALAFNLLFVHPDTTKHFTELAYHPFVGGIWKVE, from the coding sequence ATGTCTCAGCGGAAGATTGTTTTCGTCCCCTTGGCTGTGCTGGTGCTTATCCTGCTGGTAAGTTTCAGCGCAAGGGCCGTACACTTAAGCAAACTTAACGCAAGCGCCATCGCAGAATATAACGGTAAAATACTTCCCACGACTCCTGATGCATATTTTTTCCTGAGCGAAACGCGTGACCTTATTGAAGGAAAATATCATGATGCACAACCTTTACGCACAGCGGTTCGCACAGGTTGCCCCTCATTACTGGTGGTAATTTCCGGAGCTTTGGTCAAGGTGTTCGGTTTTAAGTTGATGGATGTGGCCTTATGGCTGCCTGTGGTTTTCGCTTCGCTGGGGATGGCCCTTCTTTTTACTGTTTACGGATTCGAGCTGGACGACTGGTTTTTAACTCTTTGTGCCGGATGTCTGACGGCTATCCCTTATGATTGGTTCATACGTACGACACTGGGGTATTTTGATACCGACTGCCTGAATGTCCCATTGTTCTATGCAGTTTTGTTTTTTCTTTATAAAAGCTCGGTCAGCAGAAGGAGTAAAGATGAACTGATTAGTCTTGCCGCTGCCGGGTGCTGTTCCTTGTTTTTGATTTTCTGGTGGAGAGAAGCAGGGCATCTGCTGGTCGCCGGACTCTGGGGATGCTGGCTGCTGCTGCCTTCAAGGCAAAGACTAATTCAGTATTGCAAATACGGTATTGCTTGCGTTGTACTCTTGTTTTTTTGTGCATTCCTTGCGGGATATAGGGATCTTTTGCCTGCGTTTTTTGTGAACATTATCGTTTTTGTTGAAAACTATCTCCGGGCTGCGAATCCAGATACCAGTTTGTTCTTTGATCCTTTTGTAACTGTCAGTGAACTTGAATCCTTTGGTGTTGTGGAGAATTTTAACCGTCTTTGCGGCCACTGGTCAGTTTTTGCGCTTAGCATACCGGGGGCTTGTCTTTTTGTGAAAAAGTACCGCCTGACCGGAGTTGTGCTGATTGTTCCGGCACTTATTTTTTTCATTCTCAGTTTTTTTATGGGCGTAAGGTTTCTTATTTTTTCAGCTCCTTTTTTCGGTTTTTCCATCGCACAGTTAACGTGGGATTTCAGTTTCTGGATCTGCAGGGACCGCCGGACTTTGGGGTATGTGTTAAGTCTTTTCTTGTGCGTCCTGTTTGCTTTCCCGGCGGCAGATAAGGCACTGACTACGAATTACGATTCGATGCTGAACAAGTATAACGCGAACCTTGCAACTGTTACAGGAGAGCATACTGAAGAAAATGCCAAAATATGGTGCTGGTGGGGCGAAGGTTATTTTGTGCAATATTTTTCTAGACGATGGACTGTAATTGACGGCGGTTTGCAAAATCCTGAACGTTCATTTCTTGCATCTTTCCCCCTTGCATGCACCGACTATGATCTTTCTGCCAGTTGGATCAGGTTCTTTGCTGCCCATCCGTATGGGCTAAATATAATAAATGGATTTACCGGCGATACAACTAGATCTATCCGTTTTTTTATTGATGCTTTCACCCGAATTGATGAATTACCGCAAGTTCTAGGCGAATATGGAATACCTGAAATAAGGAACTGGAAAGAGTGGCTTTGCCCGCAAGGTCCTGTTTATTTGTATCTTACGCCGGATCTGCTGCTGCGGAATTCCTGGTTGACCGCAGGGAAAATGATTACAAATCCTGAAGAAAGAATTTCCATATTCGCACTGCCGGTGAATGACCTGCATGCGGACAAACAGAAAGGGCTGGTGAAATATAAGGATTTAACATATGAATATTCTAAGGCATATTTTGTTACAAAACAGAACCTGAGTCATGACTTTGTAAGGGACAAAGGCCCGGTTATGGTCGCGATCAAGGGCAGTGATGATTTTTTTCTAATCAACCAAACGGATTTTAAAGCACTTGCATTTAATCTGCTCTTCGTACACCCGGATACTACAAAACATTTTACTGAGCTGGCCTACCATCCCTTTGTCGGCGGAATCTGGAAAGTGGAATAA
- the gspG gene encoding type II secretion system major pseudopilin GspG has translation MADKEYGKSRKSAEKGFTLLEMMIVIVILGILAGLVAPQFMDEPQKARVVKARLEMESIETALKKFYLDNGYYPTTEQGLKALVSKPSVGRVPKSYPANGYLNKVPNDPWEGDYIYIAPGSNSPFELYSYGGDGKEGGSGNDADIKSEGTK, from the coding sequence ATGGCTGATAAAGAATATGGAAAATCACGAAAGAGCGCTGAAAAGGGGTTTACCCTTCTTGAGATGATGATTGTTATTGTTATTCTTGGTATTCTTGCCGGACTGGTTGCGCCGCAGTTTATGGATGAACCGCAGAAAGCGCGTGTGGTCAAAGCCCGGCTTGAAATGGAAAGTATTGAGACCGCGCTGAAGAAATTTTACTTAGATAACGGCTATTACCCTACTACTGAGCAGGGGCTTAAGGCCCTTGTCTCCAAGCCTTCTGTGGGCCGGGTTCCTAAAAGCTATCCTGCTAACGGGTACCTGAACAAAGTGCCCAATGATCCCTGGGAAGGCGACTACATATATATTGCTCCCGGATCTAATTCTCCGTTTGAGCTTTATTCATATGGCGGTGACGGCAAAGAAGGCGGCTCTGGAAATGATGCGGATATCAAGAGTGAGGGAACTAAATAA
- the gspE gene encoding type II secretion system ATPase GspE — translation MNTKSIQSELVSAGLFNEEELLPLVEQAEVEGELLLDYLLLKDKLSEENLLNLESKLFHLDELNPIPDDFVDSDMIRKFPIQFLRQVLCVPLNDNGKLVLAIGRAKQLERVEEFYFVLKESPQVVLAKSSDILRVINNVFGEAPDPEVTDVLDEAADEFGTDFFADKIEDLLDDSSDAPLIKLVNMIMAQAVRANASDVHIEPYKDSLRVRFRLDGVLYDKHSLPRRIHAAMVSRIKIMGKMNIAEKRLPQDGRISLSLGGRQVDLRVSCLPTSYGERIVLRLLEKNSSVLSIQELGLGQDSLRRIKNLVNVSHGIILVTGPTGSGKTTSLYAILNHINAPDKNILTIEDPVEYQIEGVGQMQVNKKINLNFADGLRSIVRQDPDVILIGEIRDKETADIAIQSALTGHLVFSTLHTNDAPSAVARLIDMGVEPFLLSSVLRAVIAQRLVRVLCPHCKEKFVPDGAAVSEYGPLARAFVKREIHRAKGCEECMNTGYQGRNAIYEIMTVSDAVKALTVRSADSNRIRKQAKKDGMKTLKIDGCRKILEGKTSLAEVKRVTNL, via the coding sequence ATGAATACTAAGTCGATCCAATCAGAGCTTGTTTCCGCAGGATTGTTCAATGAGGAAGAGCTTCTACCGCTGGTTGAGCAGGCAGAGGTAGAAGGCGAGTTGCTGCTTGATTACCTGTTACTGAAGGACAAGCTTTCTGAAGAAAATTTATTGAATTTAGAATCGAAACTGTTTCATCTTGATGAGCTTAATCCTATTCCCGATGATTTTGTTGATTCCGACATGATCCGTAAATTTCCAATCCAGTTTTTACGGCAGGTTCTTTGCGTACCCTTAAATGATAACGGTAAATTGGTTTTGGCTATTGGCCGAGCCAAGCAGCTTGAACGGGTTGAAGAGTTCTATTTTGTTCTCAAAGAATCCCCGCAGGTTGTGTTGGCAAAGTCCAGTGATATTTTGCGGGTTATCAACAATGTTTTTGGCGAGGCTCCAGACCCTGAGGTGACGGATGTCCTTGACGAAGCAGCGGACGAGTTCGGAACGGATTTTTTTGCTGATAAAATTGAAGACTTGCTCGATGACTCCAGCGATGCTCCGCTGATTAAGCTGGTCAACATGATTATGGCACAGGCTGTGCGGGCCAATGCCAGTGATGTTCATATCGAGCCTTACAAGGATTCCTTGCGGGTGCGATTCAGACTGGACGGGGTCCTCTACGACAAGCATTCCCTGCCCCGGCGTATTCATGCCGCCATGGTCTCTAGAATTAAAATCATGGGCAAGATGAATATTGCTGAAAAGCGTTTGCCGCAGGATGGGCGCATTTCTCTCAGTCTTGGCGGACGTCAGGTCGATTTACGTGTGTCGTGCCTGCCTACTTCGTATGGTGAAAGAATAGTTCTCCGTTTATTGGAAAAGAATTCCAGTGTGCTGAGTATTCAGGAGTTAGGTCTTGGACAGGACAGTCTGCGCAGGATCAAAAATCTAGTGAATGTTTCGCATGGGATTATTCTGGTTACCGGGCCAACCGGTAGCGGCAAGACAACGTCCCTGTACGCCATCCTGAACCATATCAACGCCCCTGATAAAAATATTCTGACCATCGAAGACCCGGTGGAATACCAAATTGAGGGCGTCGGCCAGATGCAGGTCAACAAGAAGATTAATCTGAATTTCGCAGACGGATTGCGTTCTATTGTCCGTCAGGACCCGGATGTTATCCTTATTGGGGAGATTCGCGACAAGGAAACTGCTGATATTGCCATTCAGTCTGCGCTTACCGGTCATCTTGTTTTTTCAACCTTGCATACAAATGATGCGCCTAGCGCAGTGGCTAGGCTTATCGATATGGGAGTGGAACCCTTCCTGCTTTCTTCGGTCCTGCGTGCGGTTATTGCACAGCGTCTTGTGCGTGTTCTGTGTCCTCACTGCAAGGAAAAATTTGTTCCGGACGGGGCGGCAGTATCTGAATACGGTCCTCTGGCTCGGGCTTTTGTTAAGCGTGAGATTCATCGGGCCAAGGGCTGCGAAGAGTGCATGAATACAGGTTATCAGGGGCGAAACGCCATTTATGAGATCATGACCGTTTCCGATGCAGTAAAGGCCCTGACAGTGAGGTCCGCTGATTCGAACCGCATCAGAAAGCAGGCCAAAAAAGACGGCATGAAAACGCTTAAAATTGACGGCTGCCGCAAGATCCTTGAAGGCAAGACTTCTCTGGCTGAAGTAAAACGGGTTACAAACTT
- a CDS encoding type II secretion system F family protein: MSAFQYKAVSSAGKSVKGIIEADNKAAALTSLKEKGLYPTKLSRVRERRGNGGGSSFRLLYQKIFRRVSPKVLAGSVRQLATLLTAGMALDVALAAMLEGRGASELDKVLSEIRERVREGMSLAEAMAEHKHVFSTTFVTMVEAGENSGSLDLVLGRLADHLEAQVALRRKVQSALAYPILMLLVGGGIFIFLMMFIVPKVTQIFIDMKQQLPLPTRILISFSDFMGQWWHVMLLSLIGLVVIGVKFKKTARGKRFFDKLKFSLPVMGNLSRYIEVGNFTRTLGLLLRNDVNLLKGLGIVRSASSNFYLERVVDQITEDVQEGKDLALAMRGSFLFDPTHVQLISAGERSGQLDRMFLIVADDCDDEVDSKLQMLTSLIEPLMILSLGVIVGFVVVSIIMPIFQMNSLVG; the protein is encoded by the coding sequence TTGTCCGCATTTCAATACAAAGCAGTCTCCAGTGCCGGTAAATCGGTTAAAGGGATAATCGAAGCAGACAATAAGGCTGCGGCTTTGACTTCTTTGAAGGAGAAGGGGCTGTATCCTACCAAATTGTCGCGGGTGCGTGAAAGAAGGGGGAACGGCGGTGGCTCATCTTTCAGGCTGCTTTACCAGAAAATTTTTCGTAGGGTGTCACCAAAGGTCCTGGCCGGATCGGTTCGGCAGTTGGCAACTCTTTTGACTGCGGGCATGGCTCTTGATGTGGCTCTTGCGGCCATGCTTGAAGGCCGTGGCGCTTCTGAACTGGACAAGGTCCTTTCTGAAATCCGTGAGCGGGTCCGTGAGGGGATGTCGCTTGCCGAGGCCATGGCTGAGCATAAGCATGTCTTCTCAACTACATTTGTAACCATGGTTGAGGCCGGAGAGAACTCCGGTTCCCTTGATCTTGTGCTGGGGCGTCTGGCGGATCACCTCGAAGCGCAGGTTGCCTTGCGTAGAAAGGTTCAGTCTGCTCTAGCTTATCCGATTTTGATGCTGTTGGTAGGGGGCGGCATATTTATTTTCTTGATGATGTTTATCGTCCCCAAGGTGACCCAGATTTTCATCGATATGAAACAGCAGCTGCCATTGCCGACCAGAATCCTGATTAGTTTCAGTGATTTCATGGGCCAGTGGTGGCATGTCATGCTGCTTAGCTTAATCGGACTGGTTGTAATCGGCGTAAAATTCAAGAAGACAGCAAGGGGAAAGCGGTTTTTCGACAAGCTTAAATTCTCACTGCCGGTGATGGGGAATCTGTCCCGTTATATCGAAGTAGGTAATTTTACCAGAACTCTCGGCTTGCTTTTGAGGAATGATGTAAATCTGCTCAAGGGATTGGGGATTGTCCGTTCCGCTTCATCGAATTTTTATCTTGAAAGGGTCGTGGATCAGATAACAGAGGATGTGCAGGAGGGTAAGGATCTGGCCTTGGCCATGCGCGGGAGCTTCCTCTTTGACCCGACCCATGTGCAATTGATCTCGGCAGGGGAGCGCAGCGGACAGCTCGACAGGATGTTTCTCATTGTTGCGGATGATTGCGATGATGAAGTGGACAGCAAATTACAAATGCTGACCTCGCTGATTGAGCCTTTGATGATTTTATCCCTTGGGGTCATTGTCGGTTTTGTTGTTGTGTCCATCATTATGCCCATTTTCCAGATGAACAGTCTGGTGGGGTGA
- a CDS encoding DUF2304 domain-containing protein yields MITSMNIVTGVAGVLGAGSIFYLVRKNLLYSRYTPWWFFISFAFLLFGFFPRLSDFLAGLVGVAYGPSLIMLIAVVMLFIKTLLMDIDRSRQEVRLRRLVQRVAMLQAELESIQGSTQDKNDK; encoded by the coding sequence ATGATTACATCAATGAATATAGTTACAGGTGTCGCCGGAGTACTGGGTGCTGGATCAATTTTTTATCTTGTGCGCAAGAATCTTCTTTATTCGCGTTACACGCCATGGTGGTTTTTTATTTCATTTGCATTTTTGCTCTTCGGTTTTTTCCCCCGTCTGTCTGATTTCCTTGCCGGACTGGTTGGCGTTGCGTACGGTCCCAGCTTGATCATGCTCATTGCGGTGGTAATGCTTTTTATTAAGACCCTGTTGATGGATATTGACCGCTCGCGGCAGGAGGTCCGGTTGCGGAGGCTGGTGCAGCGCGTGGCCATGCTGCAGGCGGAGTTGGAGAGCATACAGGGTTCAACCCAAGATAAAAATGATAAGTAG
- a CDS encoding PDZ domain-containing protein, with protein MLGKLKILGEILIVTVSAYCLASGVFLFIKPAEITLPDTAAIAPAINLKQKAGRAHFEVINNRNLFAAFDPAKVVKPKPKPKPKPVNDLASLPVATNYRLIGTVYASDPLLRRAVVIIDGRYHVLKKGEQYKDIIISEVKRRAVVLTRGGRKEIIMIDGDDKKIAAKSDSGDVLLNRKKMGKVISRPEDILSKVDFAPAKVDGQKGLLINGVADDSVLADIGIKEGDLIVSVNGQGFNSMADLMNMAKMRVKDSIEIKIWRNKRFETLKLKFSNA; from the coding sequence ATGTTGGGTAAGCTTAAAATTCTTGGTGAGATACTGATTGTCACCGTGTCAGCCTATTGTCTGGCGAGCGGTGTTTTTCTCTTTATCAAGCCTGCTGAAATAACACTTCCTGATACAGCTGCCATCGCACCTGCAATCAATTTAAAGCAGAAAGCAGGCAGGGCTCATTTTGAAGTCATTAACAACCGAAATCTGTTTGCTGCATTTGACCCTGCAAAGGTCGTCAAGCCCAAACCGAAACCGAAACCCAAACCTGTCAATGATTTAGCCAGCCTGCCGGTCGCTACTAATTATCGGCTTATAGGCACTGTTTATGCGTCTGATCCCCTCTTGCGCAGGGCGGTTGTCATTATTGACGGGCGTTACCATGTATTAAAAAAGGGCGAGCAATATAAGGATATTATCATTTCTGAGGTTAAACGCCGGGCTGTTGTCCTGACAAGGGGAGGCCGTAAAGAAATCATCATGATTGACGGTGATGACAAAAAGATCGCAGCCAAGTCGGACTCAGGTGATGTTCTGCTGAACAGGAAAAAAATGGGAAAAGTCATATCCAGGCCTGAAGATATACTCAGCAAGGTTGATTTTGCCCCGGCAAAGGTTGATGGTCAGAAAGGGCTTTTGATCAACGGTGTGGCGGATGATTCTGTTCTGGCGGATATAGGCATAAAGGAAGGGGACCTGATTGTGAGCGTGAACGGTCAGGGTTTCAATTCCATGGCTGATCTTATGAATATGGCTAAAATGCGGGTTAAAGACTCGATTGAAATAAAAATATGGCGCAATAAGCGTTTTGAAACATTAAAATTGAAATTTAGTAATGCGTAA
- a CDS encoding prepilin-type N-terminal cleavage/methylation domain-containing protein, with protein sequence MRELNKSKAQAGFTLFELLVVISIMAILLGLAIPALNVDSGKGAFSDFKSRLIDGVSQARYISMITGKVQTLSMKNGGEIVLQPSGLYKGDLPEEYEITSIQTVDDKRERDFRVRFYPSGLAESCVIQVRRDVDEYSFYLPPISGIKGEPGRVNLESFQE encoded by the coding sequence GTGAGGGAACTAAATAAAAGTAAAGCTCAAGCAGGGTTCACCCTGTTTGAGCTTCTGGTCGTTATTTCCATAATGGCCATTTTGTTGGGATTGGCCATCCCGGCCTTGAATGTTGATTCCGGGAAGGGGGCTTTTTCCGACTTCAAGAGTAGGTTAATTGATGGCGTATCGCAGGCGCGATATATCTCTATGATTACAGGAAAGGTTCAGACCTTGAGCATGAAGAATGGCGGGGAAATAGTCTTGCAGCCTTCCGGCTTATATAAGGGTGATCTGCCGGAAGAATATGAGATTACATCAATCCAAACCGTTGATGACAAGCGTGAAAGGGATTTCAGGGTACGTTTTTACCCAAGCGGTCTTGCTGAGAGTTGTGTGATACAGGTTCGTCGTGATGTGGATGAATATTCATTTTATCTGCCACCTATTTCGGGGATCAAGGGTGAACCGGGGCGTGTTAATCTGGAAAGTTTTCAGGAATGA
- the gspD gene encoding type II secretion system secretin GspD has translation MNVHSARAAGGTISLDFKAVDIHILIKFISEITGKNFIVDKNVGGRVTIYSPTKISVDEAYKVFESVLQLNGFVIIPSGNTYKILPAARGQNLAVPTNVGGRGMDGRSDELITQIIPLKNSSVTELGTIVQTMLGPTGGVSMYKPSNTLIVTTLASNLKRILKIVHEVDRRQYATRSENIVIKFGDAETISESINKIMTAKLADMEKKGRQGIALTIADERTNSIYVLADAANLTNIKSMISSMDLPTPEGKGGIHLYNLHNANSEDLAKVLTELVSGASAAKDAKDKVVKGKVKIVADKATNSLVITARPDDYTHLEKIIKKMDVRRKQVFIEALIMEVSDDADFEFGANWVIPAAGGDTMVFGSASTGSTGTISLSDGMAAFPPGGAIGALFSDVFKVGGTEYSVQSLISASESNDDFSILSTPQLMTLDNQEATVNVVDNIPFSTKTTTNNVDSDYESQNLEYKDVGVKLKVTPHIGQDDDLQLNVFQEVSRVVPSTVSSNIIAPTTRKREVETVIQVKDGQTIVIAGLLGEDDTINESKVPLLGDIPGLGYLFRYEKKEKVKTNLFVFLTPKIMDSVEEEDQLYKEKRQKMYDIEVGADGLGKVRTGLPVMPEILF, from the coding sequence ATGAATGTTCACTCTGCCCGTGCCGCCGGGGGGACCATCAGTCTTGATTTCAAGGCTGTGGACATTCACATTCTGATCAAGTTTATCAGTGAGATTACCGGCAAAAACTTTATTGTGGATAAAAATGTCGGCGGAAGGGTTACAATCTATTCCCCCACCAAGATTTCGGTTGATGAAGCATATAAGGTTTTTGAATCCGTACTGCAGTTAAATGGATTTGTGATCATTCCCAGCGGCAATACGTACAAAATTCTGCCGGCAGCCAGAGGCCAGAATCTTGCTGTTCCTACAAATGTCGGCGGACGCGGGATGGATGGGCGTAGCGACGAACTCATTACACAGATAATTCCGCTTAAAAATTCAAGTGTTACAGAACTGGGAACTATTGTGCAGACCATGCTGGGTCCCACCGGCGGGGTTTCCATGTACAAGCCTTCAAATACCCTGATTGTTACTACCCTTGCCTCAAACCTGAAGAGGATTTTGAAAATTGTGCATGAGGTTGACCGCCGCCAGTATGCTACGCGGTCCGAGAATATTGTAATCAAGTTCGGGGACGCCGAAACCATTTCCGAATCCATCAACAAGATTATGACCGCCAAGCTTGCTGACATGGAAAAGAAAGGTCGGCAGGGCATTGCGCTGACCATAGCAGACGAGCGGACCAACTCCATCTATGTTCTTGCAGATGCCGCTAACCTGACCAACATCAAGTCCATGATTTCTTCGATGGATCTGCCCACACCGGAAGGAAAGGGCGGAATCCATCTCTACAATCTGCATAACGCCAATTCTGAAGATCTGGCCAAGGTCCTCACAGAGCTGGTCAGCGGGGCGAGTGCAGCCAAAGATGCAAAAGACAAGGTCGTTAAAGGCAAGGTGAAAATCGTGGCGGACAAAGCCACCAACAGTCTTGTAATCACTGCGCGGCCTGACGACTATACCCATCTGGAAAAGATAATAAAGAAAATGGATGTACGCCGGAAGCAGGTCTTCATTGAAGCCCTGATTATGGAAGTTTCGGATGATGCTGATTTTGAATTCGGTGCCAACTGGGTAATCCCCGCTGCTGGTGGCGATACAATGGTATTCGGTTCTGCCTCCACTGGCAGTACTGGGACGATTTCTCTTTCTGACGGTATGGCTGCATTTCCTCCAGGTGGGGCGATTGGAGCTCTGTTCAGCGATGTATTCAAAGTGGGCGGGACTGAGTACAGTGTGCAATCTTTGATTAGTGCTTCTGAGTCTAATGATGATTTTAGCATTTTATCGACACCACAGTTGATGACTTTGGATAATCAGGAAGCAACAGTTAACGTAGTAGACAACATCCCCTTTTCAACAAAAACCACTACCAACAACGTTGACTCTGATTACGAATCTCAGAATCTTGAGTACAAAGACGTCGGAGTAAAGCTAAAGGTTACACCGCACATTGGTCAGGACGATGATTTGCAGCTTAATGTGTTTCAAGAGGTGAGTCGTGTTGTTCCGTCTACTGTCAGCTCAAATATTATTGCACCAACGACTCGTAAGCGTGAAGTTGAGACCGTTATTCAGGTTAAGGACGGGCAGACTATAGTCATTGCCGGGTTGCTTGGAGAAGACGATACTATCAACGAAAGTAAAGTTCCCTTGCTTGGGGATATCCCCGGCTTGGGGTATCTTTTCCGCTATGAGAAGAAAGAGAAAGTAAAAACAAATCTGTTTGTCTTTCTGACTCCCAAGATTATGGATTCTGTTGAAGAAGAAGACCAGCTCTACAAAGAAAAACGCCAGAAAATGTATGATATTGAGGTGGGAGCTGACGGCCTCGGCAAAGTTCGGACCGGTTTGCCTGTAATGCCTGAGATTTTATTTTAG
- a CDS encoding tetratricopeptide repeat protein, producing MSEVMIRIKFYFRIALMMCLLLVAFGCVKKTNSQNLDVGPAGVSQVLAKAKEKRAAKDYAGALKIVEVALDEGVESAALLNEKGGLLLKLGVVKDAFDVFEEAVRMAPGDNKIQHNYALSLVELKEYEDALSVYEAILKQNRKDAQAYYGKGVVYFIEKDYDTAVACFNQALKYDKNFTAALFTRGLANEKIGDYQGAIKDFTLCIHKKYRAAEALCYRGVSKHSNGNNEAALVDIANAIKLNGEKYEFFYNQGVVLVANFDYKAAIVSFTKALVFRGDFAEAYVNRGDAYMRLEQFDKGSRDLQLACNLGACVKLDQYKALGKIVD from the coding sequence ATGAGTGAAGTTATGATCAGGATTAAATTTTATTTTCGCATAGCCCTAATGATGTGTCTTCTCTTGGTAGCTTTTGGTTGTGTAAAGAAAACCAATTCTCAGAATTTAGACGTTGGTCCTGCTGGTGTTTCCCAAGTGCTGGCAAAAGCAAAAGAAAAGCGGGCCGCGAAGGATTACGCCGGAGCACTGAAGATCGTTGAGGTTGCTCTTGATGAAGGCGTCGAGTCTGCAGCACTCTTAAATGAGAAAGGTGGACTGTTGCTGAAGCTTGGTGTTGTTAAAGATGCTTTTGATGTTTTTGAAGAAGCTGTACGCATGGCTCCCGGAGACAACAAGATTCAGCATAACTATGCTCTTTCTCTGGTTGAACTAAAAGAGTATGAAGATGCATTATCAGTATATGAAGCAATATTAAAACAGAATAGAAAAGATGCCCAGGCTTATTACGGTAAAGGTGTCGTCTACTTTATAGAAAAGGATTATGATACAGCAGTGGCTTGTTTTAATCAGGCTTTGAAGTACGATAAAAATTTTACCGCTGCACTGTTTACCCGAGGTCTGGCTAATGAGAAAATAGGCGATTATCAAGGAGCCATTAAAGATTTCACCCTGTGCATTCATAAGAAATACAGGGCAGCAGAAGCCTTGTGTTATCGAGGTGTAAGCAAACATTCAAACGGTAATAATGAAGCCGCATTGGTCGACATTGCAAATGCAATAAAGCTCAATGGGGAGAAATATGAGTTTTTTTATAATCAGGGTGTTGTGCTCGTCGCTAATTTTGATTATAAAGCAGCCATAGTGAGCTTTACAAAAGCTTTAGTCTTCAGGGGAGACTTTGCTGAAGCTTATGTTAATAGAGGAGACGCCTACATGCGTTTGGAACAGTTTGACAAAGGCTCCCGAGACTTGCAGCTGGCCTGTAACCTCGGGGCTTGTGTCAAACTCGACCAGTATAAGGCTCTAGGAAAAATAGTAGACTAA
- a CDS encoding glycosyltransferase family 2 protein has translation MFGTKSKTLVVIPAFNEELSVAAVVSEIRERTGLDVLVVNDMSSDETTDEAESAGATVLNLCCQLGAWGATQTGIRYALQKGYARCVTCDADGQHDVNAISALLAESKASNSDIVIGSCISRGSAARHIAWKYFKVITGLPVNDLTSGFRVYSFRAMQKVALSRASIIDYQDISVLLLLKSQKMTFKEVDVCMVAREDGKSRIFNSWLAVAKYMMLSSIIALCRISK, from the coding sequence ATGTTCGGCACAAAGTCTAAGACCCTGGTTGTCATCCCCGCCTTCAATGAAGAATTATCCGTTGCTGCTGTTGTCAGCGAAATTCGTGAGAGAACCGGACTTGATGTTCTGGTTGTAAACGATATGAGTTCCGATGAAACCACAGATGAAGCGGAGTCCGCAGGCGCGACTGTTCTGAATCTGTGCTGTCAACTGGGAGCATGGGGAGCGACACAGACCGGGATACGTTATGCACTCCAAAAAGGATATGCCAGATGTGTCACCTGTGATGCTGACGGGCAGCATGATGTCAATGCCATCTCGGCATTGCTTGCGGAATCTAAAGCAAGCAATAGCGATATCGTTATCGGTTCATGTATTTCAAGAGGGAGTGCCGCGCGGCATATTGCCTGGAAATATTTCAAGGTAATAACCGGACTGCCTGTTAATGACCTGACTTCCGGCTTCAGGGTATACAGCTTCAGGGCGATGCAGAAAGTAGCTCTTTCCAGAGCTTCGATTATTGATTATCAGGATATCAGTGTACTTCTTCTTTTGAAGAGTCAGAAAATGACTTTTAAGGAAGTGGATGTCTGCATGGTCGCGCGCGAAGACGGAAAGTCCAGAATCTTCAATTCATGGCTGGCTGTAGCAAAATATATGATGTTGAGCTCAATCATAGCCTTGTGCCGGATTTCAAAATGA